CGAGCTACGGCGGGCACCTCACCAACTGGCTCGCGGTGACCACCACCCGTTACCGCGCGCTAATCAGCCACGCCGGCGAGTGGGACCTCGAGACCCAGTGGGCGACCAGCGACTACAACTACGACCGTGAGCGCAACGTGGGCGGGCCCCCCTGGACCGACGTGGCGCTCTGGCGCACCCAGAGTCCCATGCGCCGCGCCGCCAACCTGCACACGCCGGTGCTGGTCTCGGTCGGCGAGCGCGATTTCAGGGTACCGATGAACAACGCGCTGGAGTTCTGGACCGCGCTCCAGCGCCAGCGCGTGCCGAGCAAGCTGATCGTCTGGCCTAACGAGAACCATTGGATACTGAACGGCGAGAACAGCCGCTTCTGGTACCGGGAGCTCCACGCCTGGCTGGCGCGGTGGCTGACGGATGGAACCCCGGCGGGCGGCCGTTAGCCGCGTGGAGCCGCTGCGGTTGGACCGGGTGCTGATTCCGCGTTGGCTCAGGGCGCTGCGCGACGAGCGACGGGCGTTAGGGTGGAAAGGACTGCTCAGGAAGCGCGGCTGGTCGCTGGTGGCCGCGGTGATCGTGTTCTACCTGGTCCGTGACGTCATACTGTACCTGCTCATTCCAGCGGGACTCATGGCCTGGCTGTTCCGGTAGCCCGGACCGGTCTGCGCGAAGGGTTTACATGAGGCGTGCCCCTATTGCGGGTGCGGCCGTACTTCCTCCAGCAGGCGCGCGAAGCGGGGATCGGGGCGGAGCGGACCGAAGATCGGGTCCTGGAGCAGCCCCCAGACAGTGCCGGTGAACTCTCTCGTCGACAGGTAACGCTGGCCCCGCGGTAGCCGCTCGAGCGCCTCCAAAGCCTCGGCTCGCAGGCCGAGCCCCAAGCTGAGGCGCGCCACCCATTGGAGCGCGGCCGGAGCGGTATCCGGCCGCGCCCGCCGGCGCTCCAGGAGGGCGCGTGCGGGCGCGCTGTCACCTAACGCGATGGTGTAGAGCGCCCGCGCCGCCTCGTAGGGGCCGCCGCCGGCCTGCTCCGCCTGGGCTAGGTCTGCCAGCGCACCGACTCCGTTGCCACGGAGGAACCGGACGCCCGCGCGGCTCTCGAAAGCCGGAGCCCAGGGCCCCAGCGCCAACGCCGTGTCCAGCCGCGCCTCCGCCTCCGGCAGCTGGCCCGCGCTCCTCGCCAGCGTGCCCAGGTGGCGCCAGGTGTTACGAAGATCGGGGTCGAGACTCAGCGCCCGCCGGAGCAGCGGCTCGCCGGCCTGTGGATCCGCGAGACTCGAGGTGCCATACATGGTGCCGAACCAGTGATACAGTTCGGCGTTGAGTGAGTCGAGGCGGAGCGCCCGCTCGTAGCTGGAGCGCGCCCCGGCATAGTCGACCAGGTGTACCAGCCACGCGCCTTGCGCGAACCAGGTGTCGGCCGACAACGAGTCCAGGGCCAGCGCCCGCCGCGCGGCCGCGCCCGCGAGGGAAAGCACGGAGTCCGCCGGAATCTCCCGGTACCACCCCCAACTGAACCGGGCCGTGTGCATCAGGCTGATGCGCGCCCACGCCGCCGCGAAGCCGGAATCGAGTCGCACCGCGTTGCTGTACGCCTCGAGCGCCTGGGTGGCGTCCTGCTCGGTCCGCCGCTTGAACACGGAGTTGCCGTACAGGTAGAGCCGGTAGGCCTCGTTGCTCCGCGTGGGCCGCCGCGCCAGGGTGGCCCGCTCGACGGGGCTGAGCCTGCCGCCCACCACGACCGCCACCGACTCCGCCACCTCCGCCTGCACCGCGAAGACGTCCGCGTCGCGGCGCGGGAAGCGCGAGGCCCAGATCTCTTCACCGGTGCTGGTCCGGACCAGCTCTACGTTGACGAGCAGCTGCGAGCCCGCGTGCCGCACGCTGCCATGGACGAACCACGCCACGTTGAGCCGCCGCGCCGCGTCGAAGGGGTCCGGCGTGCGGCGCCACTGCGCCTCGACCAGGCCCCGCGCCTTGACCTGCAACCGGCCCAACTGGGTGAGCCGGTTGCCGACCTCCTCCGTCATCCCCTCGGCCAGATACGCGTCGGTCGAGTCGGGCGACCGGTTCTGGAACGGCAGTACGGCCACGCTGGTTGGCGCGGGCGGCGGCGCCGCCGCGACGCGTGCCACGGGCTGCGACCGGCAGGGGGGCGGCGAGCCGTCGGGACACTGCGCGGCGGCAGGCCGCACGACTGCGGTCGCGCTGACGCACCAGAGAAGAAGGAAACGGGAGTTCACGCCCCGCCATAGTGCGCGACCTGCTCCCTCCTGTCCAGAGCCAGGCAGCAAGCGACCCACTGCCCCAAGCCGGCGCGCCGGCGCGTTCCCCGCGCCCCACGCCCCAGGCCGCCAACCCGCGCCCGCTTGCGCCCTGATCCAAATGGCAGTAGAATGCCTGCCATCTGGCAGGAGGCGGCTTGACGACCACCCAGCGCATCATCGACAACCTCGGCGGCCCGCGCGCCCTGCGCGGCAAGGTCGCCACCCTGAACGACCTGCGCACGAAGCTGAGGGAGGGACTGCCGTACGCGGCGTTCGAGACCCTGAGCGCCAGGTACGACATCGGCACCAAGGAGATGACGGCGATTCTGGCCGTGCCCCCAAGGACGCTCGCCCGGCGCAAGAAGGAACGGAGGTTCCGGGCCGACGAGTCCGACCGGCTCTTCCGGCTGAGCCGAGTCGTCGCCATGGCGGAGGAGACGCTCGGCAGCCGGGAGAAGGCCACCCGATGGCTGCACGCGCCCAACCGCGCCCTCGGCAACGAGGCACCGCTCGCGCAGGTGGACACCGACCTGGGCGCGCGGCAGGTCGAGGACCTGCTGCTCCGTATCGCCCACGGCGTCCACAGCTAGTGAGGGTGTGGCGGGTGTCCCGGAGGGCGCACGCCGCCTTCGATGGAGAAGGGGCGCGCCTGGCCGGTGGCCGCTGGAACCATCGTGGCACGCCGGTCCTGTACACCTCGGCCACGCTGTCGTTGGCCGCGCTCGAATACTTCGTGAACCTCGATCCGAGCGACGCACCCGACGACCTCGTCGCCACCTCCGCCGACGTCCCGGACGGCCTTGCGCTTACGGCCGTGCGCGAGAAAGGCCTTCCAAGCGGCTGGCGCGGCTACCCCGCGCCCGAGGCGCTCGCGGACCTCGGAACCGAATGGGCGCGGCGGCGTTCCACCGCCGTTCTGGCGGTTCCGTCGGCCGTCGTGCCGCCGGAGACGAACTACCTGCTGAACCCGGCGCACCCGGAGTCCCGCAGGATCTCCGTGGGGCGACCCGAGGCCTTCTCGCTCGACCCGAGGATGCGGAAGTAGCTTGATGCCGGCCCCTTCCCACCAAGGAGAACGCCCAATGCGCCGCGTGTCGCTCGCCGCCGCCCTCACCTTCCTCGC
The sequence above is a segment of the Gemmatimonadales bacterium genome. Coding sequences within it:
- a CDS encoding DUF2384 domain-containing protein; translation: MTTTQRIIDNLGGPRALRGKVATLNDLRTKLREGLPYAAFETLSARYDIGTKEMTAILAVPPRTLARRKKERRFRADESDRLFRLSRVVAMAEETLGSREKATRWLHAPNRALGNEAPLAQVDTDLGARQVEDLLLRIAHGVHS
- a CDS encoding RES domain-containing protein, giving the protein MSRRAHAAFDGEGARLAGGRWNHRGTPVLYTSATLSLAALEYFVNLDPSDAPDDLVATSADVPDGLALTAVREKGLPSGWRGYPAPEALADLGTEWARRRSTAVLAVPSAVVPPETNYLLNPAHPESRRISVGRPEAFSLDPRMRK